A single Populus alba chromosome 7, ASM523922v2, whole genome shotgun sequence DNA region contains:
- the LOC118063112 gene encoding zinc finger CCCH domain-containing protein 44, translating into MRQQQEDYRPSIPDATEEEAPLTFDNSVPTSDPMSTDQCQTIPEMEDSQLVGATVSMVTADVDSSKRESVHIVPAVEVSNHVRIAENSTGKRKRGRPPRTQGKLGPPQAPPASSSQRKKRDEEDVCFICFDGGSLVLCDRRGCPKAYHPACIKRDEAFFRSKAKWNCGWHICSSCQKASHYMCYTCPYSLCKGCTKDADYLCVRGNKGFCGTCMRTIMLIENIATVNQEKVQVDFDDTTSWEYLFKVYWIYLKAKLSLTIDELTKAKNPWKGDDLTKVKSPWKGAGAMAPKQDPSGEFCHSNDNNGSFSDSFCGNLEIHAKRRKMEDQPKLHIENSLVMEKSCTDQLTHLPDSPLWATKELLDFVSHVKNGDMSVLSVFEVQNLLLEYIKRNDLRDPHEKSHIFCDSRLIKLFGKERVGHFEMLKLLEYHFLVKEKSPVDETTVMGVSNAGGGQVEAAGNSDSQLVTGSDRRRKTRKKIDDRGPQINCNPEEYAAIDVHNISLLYLKRSLMENLMDDAGKFHEKVVGSFVRIRISGGDKKQDMYRLVQVVGIGKAAESYKVGTKTTDDMLEILNLDKKEVISIDGISDQDFSEGECKRLRQSIKCGLIKRLTVGEIQKRAMVIQDAKVRDRLEEEILKLNHLRDRASENGRRKDLRECVEKLDLLKSPEERQRRLLEIPDVHADPNMNPSYDSEEDSGESHKKKQGDHARPRNSSAARNGAVLNSSMGGGNVLSDRGNTGQNLATASEQSRDTCTTSYVDRESTNMVHERVSESLQTQGGEQTGLNSQNAPKNWVTSTGSMTDDWKSQSIVQCGSYSGVVSLNLPPPLSIGREQLVDVEMDKLWHYQDPTGKTQGPFTMSQLRKWSTSGLFPQDLRVWKINEKPDESILLTDALFGRFHKGPALPDNSHLLAQEAIVASDKDKRHEFDLHQSTDASLVDKINMDHWKSVQNNASVNCNDNDALLKSNALGTHSSSWTTGADAIIPNSGSAQLALQLLELSKGCKSWSDQSQICSSLSSLPSSGKIGEIPLPQAKEEHEDEKRSYDPSYVNGNSLKTPEGKNNIGKSEDKQADSESYSNQSSGQNWRPPIKSSSGWDSKPAFVSGDKSVQTSQKNEKIDFFDFPSPTPKQHLKDLKGHTAENNHSISSKLPVLDSGCSWSTASSLVVGGATLARVAGEWGGYSPAPLKAVEEWDSNHVSASSLKPTDGGSDHASTQTPDSGPLTHSPSTHPVIDASGWQPIIPEPTEFCSLADESVSDLLAEVEAMESLGGLPSPTSKLRSAEELTRGYDDDCFSPVDGFSPAPDPGKSDAFSSTADIQIPSQLTAASEAPLSCHMPSELTVTDKPLAVPPMPSQLTAVNESLGISCTPSQSTITDEPLERSQKPSQSTLIDEPLGLSQIDVPNPQKSISEHSSKSPEVEGNTKPNDVPVNEWEKGSEIQPLASLAGNQGESGAGIQSTTPSTASQLEAGSDVQQPTPSHGDAGQGTINEREAQGNTSMVWGNGHGSTGQQHARTNGANSAGNPGSWGSQPRYGGDRFSGPRDHRNNFQGRNRDSGFGRDRSSWNKQPLHGGGNGASTYRPPPKGQRVCKFHESGYCKKGASCSYWHP; encoded by the exons ATGCGCCAGCAGCAAGAAGACTATAGACCTTCTATTCCAGATGCGACCGAAGAAGAAGCGCCGCTAACTTTTGACAATTCGGTACCAACTTCTGATCCTATGAGCACCGATCAATGCCAAACGATTCCAGAAATGGAGGATTCTCAGCTCGTTGGAGCTACAGTCTCGATGGTTACTGCTGACGTGGACTCGTCTAAGAGAGAATCAGTACATATCGTGCCTGCTGTAGAGGTTAGTAATCATGTCAGAATTGCCGAAAACAGTACGGGCAAGCGAAAGAGAGGCCGCCCGCCAAGAACTCAAGGGAAACTAGGGCCACCACAAGCTCCGCCTGCTTCGTCTTCgcagaggaagaagagagatgaagaagatgtttgttttatttgttttgatggtGGTAGTCTTGTTCTTTGTGATCGTCG GGGTTGTCCGAAGGCATACCATCCGGCTTGTATCAAAAGGGACGAGGCATTCTTTCGATCAAAGGCTAAATGGAATTGCG GGTGGCATATCTGTAGCAGTTGTCAGAAGGCTTCTCATTATATGTGCTATACATGTCCATACTCTTTGTGCAAAGGTTGTACAAAAGATGCTGATTATTTGTGTGTAAGAGGGAATAAAGGATTTTGTGGTACATGCATGAGAACTATAATGCTGATTGAAAATATCGCAACAGTGAATCAGGAGAAG GTTCAAGTGGATTTTGATGACACAACTAGCTGGGAGTATCTCTTCAAGGTCTACTGGATTTACTTGAAAGCAAAGCTATCTTTAACAATAGACGAGCTAACTAAAGCTAAAAATCCTTGGAAAGGAGATGACCTAACCAAAGTTAAAAGTCCTTGGAAAGGAGCTGGTGCGATGGCTCCTAAGCAGGATCCTTCAGGTGAATTTTGTCATAGCAATGATAATAATGGCTCTTTTTCAGACAGCTTCTGTGGAAACCTGGAAATACATgctaagagaagaaaaatggagGACCAACCAAAATTGCACATCGAGAACTCTCTTGTTATGGAAAAATCATGCACTGACCAACTTACGCATCTGCCTGACAGCCCATTGTGGGCAACAAAGGAGCTCTTGGATTTTGTTTCACACGTGAAAAATGGGGATATGTCTGTGCTATCAGTGTTTGAGGTTCAGAATCTTCTGCTAGAATACATAAAAAGAAACGATCTTCGTGATCCTCACGAGAAAAGTCATATTTTTTGTGATTCAAGGCTTATAAAGCTCTTTGGAAAAGAACGCGTGGGTCATTTTGAAATGCTGAAGCTTCTTGAATATCACTTTcttgtaaaagaaaaatctcCAGTGGATGAAACCACTGTAATGGGAGTTTCTAATGCTGGTGGTGGCCAGGTTGAGGCAGCTGGAAATAGTGACAGTCAGTTGGTGACAGGTAGTGATCGAAGGCGTAAAACAcgtaaaaaaatagatgacagAGGACCACAGATTAATTGTAATCCAGAGGAATATGCAGCAATTGATGTTCACAATATTAGTTTGCTCTACTTAAAGCGTAGTTTGATGGAGAACTTAATGGATGATGCTGGAAAGTTTCATGAAAAGGTTGTTGGCTCATTTGTGCGAATCAGGATTTCTGGTGGtgataaaaaacaagatatGTATAGGCTTGTCCAAGTTGTAG GTATTGGCAAGGCTGCTGAATCATATAAAGTTGGCACAAAAACAACTGATGACATGcttgaaatattaaatttagataAGAAGGAGGTCATATCAATTGATGGGATTTCAGACCAGGACTTCTCAGAG GGTGAATGCAAACGTTTGCGTCAGAGTATAAAATGTGGGCTTATCAAACGGTTAACGGTG GGTGAGATACAGAAGAGAGCAATGGTGATCCAGGATGCCAAAGTTAGGGAT CGTTTGGAAGAAGAGATCTTAAAGCTTAATCATCTTCGTGACCGAGCAAGTGAAAACGGACGTAGGAAAGA CCTTAGAGAATGCGTGGAGAAATTAGATCTTCTCAAGTCACCTGAAGAACGTCAGCGCAGGCTGCTTGAGATTCCCGATGTACATGCTGATCCAAATATGAATCCAAGTTATGATTCTGAAGAAGATTCTGGAGAATCACACAAGAAGAAACAAG GTGACCATGCAAGACCAAGAAATTCTAGTGCTGCTAGAAATGGGGCAGTACTCAACTCTTCAATGGGAGGAGGGAATGTCTTGAGTGATAGAGGAAACACAGGACAGAATTTAGCTACTGCTTCTGAGCAGAGTAGAGATACGTGCACAACATCTTATGTGGATAGAGAAAGTACTAATATGGTTCATGAGAGAGTGAGCGAGTCACTGCAGACTCAGGGAGGAGAACAAACTGGGCTAAATAGTCAGAATGCACCAAAGAACTGGGTAACTTCTACCGGTTCAATGACTGATGATTGGAAAAGTCAATCAATTGTACAATGTGGATCGTATTCCGGGGTTGTATCACTGAATTTACCACCACCACTTTCTATAGGAAGAGAGCAATTGGTTGATGTGGAGATGGACAAACTGTGGCACTATCAGGATCCAACTGGAAAAACTCAAGGGCCATTTACTATGTCCCAACTGCGTAAATGGAGTACAAGTGGGCTTTTCCCTCAAGATTTGAGAGTGTGGAAGATAAATGAGAAGCCTGATGAATCTATTCTTTTGACGGATGCATTGTTTGGGCGATTCCATAAAGGGCCAGCATTGCCGGACAACAGCCACTTGCTGGCTCAAGAAGCAATAGTTGCTTCTGATAAAGATAAAAGGCATGAATTTGATTTGCATCAAAGTACTGATGCCTCTCTAGTAGACAAGATAAATATGGATCACTGGAAGTCGGTGCAAAACAATGCAAGTGTCAATTGCAATGATAATGATGCACTTCTAAAAAGCAATGCACTGGGCACCCATTCTTCAAGTTGGACTACAGGTGCAGATGCCATCATTCCTAACAGTGGATCGGCTCAACTTGCTCTACAACTCTTGGAATTGTCCAAGGGCTGCAAGTCTTGGTCTGATCAATCCCAGATATGCAGTTCGCTTTCCTCACTTCCATCTTCTGGAAAGATTGGTGAAATTCCACTACCTCAGGCAAAGGAAGAACATGAAGATGAAAAGCGGAGTTATGATCCGAGTTATGTAAATGGGAATTCACTCAAGACACCTGAAGGTAAAAATAACATTGGCAAAAGTGAGGATAAACAGGCTGACAGTGAGAGTTATTCAAACCAATCTTCTGGACAGAACTGGAGACCACCCATTAAAAGTTCAAGCGGATGGGATTCCAAGCCGGCTTTTGTTTCTGGGGATAAGTCTGTTCAAACATCTCAGAAGAATGAGaaaattgatttctttgattttcccaGTCCAACACCAAAGCAGCACCTCAAGGACTTGAAAGGTCATACTGCTGAAAACAATCACTCCATTTCTTCAAAGCTTCCTGTTCTGGATTCAGGATGTAGCTGGAGTACTGCTTCCAGTTTAGTGGTTGGTGGAGCAACGCTAGCTCGAGTAGCTGGTGAATGGGGTGGCTATTCCCCTGCTCCTCTCAAAGCTGTTGAGGAATGGGACTCCAATCATGTGTCTGCCTCTTCACTGAAACCTACAGATGGGGGCAGTGATCATGCTTCTACACAGACTCCAGATAGTGGCCCATTGACACACTCTCCCTCCACTCACCCAGTGATTGATGCATCTGGTTGGCAACCCATCATTCCTGAACCTACTGAGTTCTGCTCTTTAGCTGATGAATCTGTTTCAGATCTGTTGGCAGAAGTTGAAGCGATGGAGTCTCTTGGTGGTCTGCCTTCTCCCACTTCAAAACTGCGGTCTGCTGAGGAATTGACACGAGGTTATGATGATGATTGCTTCAGTCCTGTTGATGGGTTTAGCCCAGCACCTGATCCAGGCAAAAGTGATGCATTCAGTTCGACTGCTGATATACAAATACCTTCTCAGTTGACTGCAGCGAGCGAAGCACCGCTGTCATGTCACATGCCTTCTGAGCTCACTGTCACAGATAAACCACTTGCTGTACCTCCAATGCCTTCTCAGTTGACTGCAGTCAATGAATCACTTGGGATATCTTGCACGCCTTCTCAGTCCACTATCACAGACGAACCACTAGAGAGATCCCAAAAGCCTTCTCAGTCGACTTTGATAGATGAGCCACTTGGTTTATCGCAGATTGATGTTCCAAACCCTCAAAAGAGCATCAGTGAACATTCTTCTAAAAGTCCTGAAGTAGAAGGTAATACTAAGCCCAATGATGTTCCAGTTAACGAATGGGAAAAAGGTTCAGAAATACAGCCTCTTGCGTCATTAGCTGGTAACCAGGGAGAATCAGGTGCAGGCATCCAATCCACAACTCCATCCACGGCCAGTCAATTGGAAGCAGGTTCAGATGTTCAACAACCCACACCATCCCATGGAGATGCTGGTCAGGGAACCATAAATGAAAGAGAAGCACAAGGAAACACAAGCATGGTTTGGGGAAACGGTCATGGCAGCACAGGTCAGCAACATGCTAGGACCAATGGAGCCAATTCTGCAGGGAACCCAGGCAGTTGGGGAAGCCAACCAAGGTATGGCGGGGACAGATTTTCTGGTCCAAGAGACCACCGTAACAATTTTCAAGGCAGAAATAGAGATTCTGGTTTTGGTAGGGATAGGTCATCATGGAACAAGCAGCCGTTACATGGTGGTGGAAATGGAGCTAGTACATATAGACCTCCGCCCAAAGGGCAGCGAGTATGTAAATTTCACGAAAGCGGATACTGCAAGAAGGGGGCATCATGTAGTTATTGGCACCCATGA